GCAAAAGGGAGGATGGGGGGGCAAAGTGGAGGGGCCAAGGGGCAAAATGGAAGGGCAAAATGAAGGCAATGGGGGGCGAAATGGAGGGGGCAAAGGGCAAAAGGAAGGGCTGAGGGGCAAAACCCCAGAAATCTAGGATGGtttgggtcagaagggaccAAAAAATCACCTAAAAAAATTTCCTAAATCCTGCCCCATAATCAGGCTGCTCAGAGTCCGTCCAGCCCAGCCTTGTGCCAGGGATGAGATGAGTTCTCCTGGAAGAGAacacttaaataaaataattttattaatttttaaaattatttccacgGTTTGTTGGGGACAGCACCTGTTTCCCAGATTGTAAGAGGGCAGGATACAAAGACAGACtcacattattaaaaaataaataaaaaaaaaaaaaaaagaggcctcacattattaaaaaaaaaagtcactaaacCAGCCAAAAAcctgatttttaataaataaccCCAATCCTACAGCTGCTTAAGAGTCCCACAGCCTCTTCCCATTTAATTATGTCGACaagtttttgttaatttttttgtcttttccctaCATTACGGcccattttggttttatttttttctatttctgggCCTTTTTGGGGCAGATTTTGACAGAAAACTTTATTCAGTCCCCAAATTTGGGGGGCAAAATGGAGGATTTGGGGGGTTTTGgtgggaggatgaggaaggaggGGTGCAGGGTGCtgagaaggagggaaaaaacatGAGGGAAATGTTGGAAAACTTGGGAAAAATGAGGATAGTGGGGATAGTAAGCCAAAGGACTCTggaataaaatacagaaaaataacagaaaaaaaaaaaaaaatctatcccGTGACAGGGCAGTGAGGAGCTGGCAAAGAGCGGGCAGCAGTGAGGATTTGGGCTGAAATCATGCTCTTTTGTGTAAACAAGAATTCCAGGGGTGAGTACATCACTTTCTTCAGGGTTTTTTCGACACTTTATTGGCTCCTCCGTGTGGAAAGATGAGCACAGAAGCAGTTTTTCCCTGATTCTTCTACTTTTAACACCATTTCTGTCTAATAAGCACTGGATCtgagagaaaacttttttttttttaaaggattatttATTGTCTATTGGGAAAACTTTTATTGTTTTAGCATTACTAattgtagggaaaaaatatttttttaggatTATTGTCTgtagggactttttttttttaaggattattATTTGCAgggaaaactttattttttattatttgttatttttctgtagggAATTGATGTCGAAATCTCAATTTTTGCACAAAATTTGTGTTTCCTATCTGGCGACAGCCATAGGCGGAGCAGCTTTCCCCCTACTGCCGATCCGGCAGCCTTTCCTTTATAAATTTGTGCATTTACTTAAATCTGtgagtttttttcccctaatttaTTGGGAAATTGGGTTATAGGATGCATCAGGGACACTGCAGTTGTTTTTTATGCAGCTGCCCTTTATCTTGAacccctccctttcccctgaGCTGTAATTAATCCCTCAAAGCCCTCGTTAACTTATTCTGCCTCAattttcccccccaaaatgaGGAGAAAGATGAGGAGAAAGGCGTTGTTTGGTGCTTGTGGGGTAAGTCACGGCAGgaagcttttcttcctgctggaGTGACTCATGCTTCTCAGAACTGGTGTAGAAACACTGGGTTTAGCAACATTCATTTCCAAAAATCACTCCTTTGGGGAGTGACTAATTGAGGAATGATTAATTGGAGAAGGAATGCACGTGCCAGCAAGGTGGGATCCTGGGCAGGGAGCCTGGCAGGGAAGCAGGGGGAATCCCAAGTgtttgcgtttttttttttttttttggctaaagcagctaaaaagaaattttaatataaaaatgccttttttttcagcttcttcagcaGGGGAGCAGAGATGGAGATGAGACACtgaaaaaaggggggaaaagggaaaaaaatgaaccaaattATGTGCTCAGAAGGGTGCTGTGATCCccaggagcaaaaaaaaaatatatcaaacaAGGTGGGTTTGGGGCCAAATTAAGGCCAAATTGGAGCAGCTGAtgccccaaataaataaaacaaaattaagcagGCTGCCTCCTCCTCAGAAGGTCTTACTCCGAGCAGGGCTGTTAGCTTGCTGATTAACCCCAAAACATTGCCATTTAACCCCTTAAATGTTGCTCTTTAACCCCAAAATCTTGCCATTTGCCCACCAGAATGTTGCCGTTCAATCCCGAGTTATGTTTCAACCCCAAAACAGATATTTAACCCAAAAAATCCTATTTAACCTCAAAATGTTGCCGTTTAACCCCAAAATCTTGTTTAACCCCCAAAGTTGCTGTTTAACCCCAAAATTTTGCCGTTTGCCCACAACCTTCCCTGTAGGCACCCCACAGAAGCAAACGGGCCGAGTAAATGAGAGCCAGGACACAACTGCACAGTGGTCATTAGTCTAATGCCTCATTAATTAATGAATGCCTCATCAATTAACAATTCACCCATCCACACATCAGCCGACACCATACGGTGGTTTATGGAAACACCATAAACCACCAAAAATAAGTCAGGGAGCTCCCCGAGAGGTTCCTCAGCAGTCTTCTTCTGGGCTAAAAAGTGCTGAAAACGGTTAAAAGCAACACAGTTTATTAAAACCCAAAGTTTTTGATGCACAAAAGTCTCCGTGGCCCATTTTGCCCCAAGATCAGCAGAATTGGGTTTTTTGGCAATTTGGGGAGCCTGAGGACGCTCCCACCCTCCTCCATGTCTTACTTTCACCTTTCCAACTCCAACCCCACACTCCGGGCACGATTTTCCTCGCAAAAACGGCGTTTTTCggcttctccttcttctccctcACCCTCAAAGCCTGGTAgggtgggtgttttttttttttttccctagaaccACCGAATTTCCCCATTTGTGGCGTTTTTTCTTGACCAAGCCAACACGCTGGGAGTTATTTCACCAATTCCTCCACCAAACCCCTCCAGAAATGCGCAGGGTCAGCAACGGTTGAGTTTGAGCCAACGGGAAAAAGGAACAACGATggaaaaatacctgttttttgccattttttttccccttttcctgttcttgcttgctttcaggTCAAGATCTGCACCGATCCCTCCGCTTGATGCCTCTCCATCACTTGCAGGACGTCGTCCAGGATGGACGGCCCCAAGTCAACgtggagggagaggagggagccgGCGTGCGGGAGGAAGGGCTCGGCACCCcgctcttcctccttttcctcctccaagCCAACCCGCTCATCGAGGTGCAACCGCGGCGGTTTTGGAGGAGCCGGTGCCACCGGCAGCATCAACGCCTGCGGGGTGCCCAGAATGGGTAAAGAAACGGCGTTTTTGAGCAACGGTGAGGCCGCCTCTGAGGCCGGACGCTCCCCGAGGGTGGAAGTCCTGGCAAATTGGAAGGATGAGGCGCTGGTGGTCTCGGCACGGGGCAGGAGGTGGAATTTGCCGCGGAGGAAGGAGACGTCGCCGAAGGTGTCGCCCTCGCCACCGCTGCCAACGTGGATGGTGTGGCGGAAGTCGCCGAGCGGCGGGCTGATCATGTCGCAGGACAGCACATCACGCAGCTTGGCGCGCTTCCCCTTGCGGCTACCCCGCTTCAGGTAGATTGGCGCCTTGGTGGACATGGCCAGGGGCTTGGGGCGGGAAGGGAACAGCGAGGGTAATTAGTTAATTGCGGGTCATGGAGACTTCTAGGCTTTTAGTTGGTCGGACATGTTACCGATAATGAAACAACCCAAAAAACTCATTAACTCCAGGTGATCTTTCTCCATTTTAGTTGGTCAGACACCTTATCTATAACAAAATGACccaaaacattaattaattccAGGTGCTTGCTCTCCATTTGAGTTGGCTGGCCTTGTTATTGATAATGGAGCAATCCaggtaattaattaattaattccaGGTCATCTCCTCTACTCCAATTTTAGTTGGTTGGATGCGTTATCAATAATGAAACGACCCCAAAAATTCATTAATTCCAGATGTTCTTCCTCCAATTTAGTTGGTTGGCCATGTTACTGATAATTAAGTGACCCAGGTGATTAATTAATTCCAGGTCATCTCCACTTCTCTTGGTTGGATGTTACCATTAATGAGATGACCCCCAAAATTCATTAATTCCACGTGATTGTTCTCCATTTTAGTTGGTCGGACACGTTATCGATAACGAAACAACCTGGATAATTAATTAATGCCGTGTTATCAATAAGAAAATGACCCAGGTAATTAATTAATTCCATGTCACTTCTCCATTTAGGTTGGTTGGCCATGTTTTCGATATCAAAACAACACAGATAATTAATTCCATGTCATTTCTCTATTTTAGTTGGTTGGACACATTATCAGTAATGAAATGACCCCccaaattaattaattccaGGTGCTCATTCTCCATTTGAGTTGGTTGGCCATGTTATCAATAACAAAATGACCCaggtaattaattaattatagGTGCTTTTAGTTTGGCAGTTCCATTACCAGTAATGAAATGAccaaattaattaattccaGGCACTCTGCTCCTCTACCTGGAGCTGTTAGGCCTGTTACCGATAACAAAGCCcatgtaattaattaattccaGGTGCTCTCATCTCCATTTCAGTTCATCAGCCACCTTATCAATAACAAAATGACCCAATTAATTAACTCCACGTAGGTGAGGCCTCTGGGAGTTGATTCTGGgctttgctttggcttttttagcccaaaagagatttttaaaatttcaagcACCATATTTCACTCGTCCAGCCACCCAGCCCCACGCTTAAtaacaatagtaataaaaacTACAAACCCCACAGatttaggaaaaaggaaaggaaattgtgatttttttcccccccagttTTACTCCTCTTCATCCAACCCCACCAGGTTACGCAGCTGGCTCCAGGCACGGCTTTTGAGAAATGGGGAGGAAGTGAGAGAAATAAAGGCAGAAGATGCTCAGAGCATTGAGTTTTGCGGTGAAATCCCGGTGTTTTGTACTTGTTTGGAATACAAAATGATGTCAAGGCTGACACTGCAGGATGCGGCTTTGCTAATCCCAGGTGGATTAAGCCGTTAACGacagcctggagcagcagaggaagcttGGCCAAAAAGTGTTGAAATcgttggggaaaaaataataataaaaaatacacagtttttgccttgttttcctcAAGCCTGGCCGCTTCTATTCAACGCCTGCGAGCAGAAATCGCGCTTTTtgccctttttccccccaaaaagcaTCCAGAGCTTGCTGTGAACACCCTGTGTGTCCatcaaaaggggaaaaacaaccttaaaaaactgcatttatgGCCAACACCTCCTGGAAAAGGGTCAGCGggacacaaaaacacacagaatttgtttttttttaggacaacAAAAATCCTCCAAACCCCTTTTCCCCGATGTTTTCCAGCTCCCCCTGGCTGGTGGTGTTACTGGGCAGGGCAGAAGAGGTAAAAAGCGgttaaaaattctgctttttccccatttttggCGACTTACGCTCTGTCACGTGAAGGCTCGCTGGTGATTACTGGAGCGGCGAATTTCCCATCCCGGCACCTCCACAGagaaaaacctgcaaaaaaaaaccaaaataaggtaattgaaaaaaaataaacaatcctTTGGGATACCttaaggggaggggggagggggagtagaaaacaaagctgctcacccccctctgcctccttcccgtcctttttcaagcctttttttttgggagAAAATTCCCCCGGAGGAAGTCAGTGCCGAAGGACACGGAATAAAGCCCCCCCGGGGATGGATTTGGGATGAGAAAGGGGAATTTTGAAACAAGGGGAGCACTCGGAAAGAGGATTTTAAGGGGTGAGGGTGTTGCAGAGCCTTGGTTTCGCggagcaggggagaaaaaaaaaaccaaaagaTGAAAACAGGGAAGAACGGGGTGCtaaagaagcaggaaaagcacCGGGGTTGGGCAGCTCCCGCTGCTGGCCCCGCCCGGCCTGCTCCTTTAAATCCCCTAAATCCGGATTTAACCCCCCGTTTACACCCCAAATCCCATTATTACAGGGGCTCCGAAGGAGGGGGGCAGTCAGAAACCTGGCAGCTGGGAGGTAAAACacagcagtggggaaaaaaaaggaaaaaaaaagaaaaaaaaaagaaaaaaaaaaaagaaggaagtaattgcttttttgggggggaggggtttaggatttaaaattctattttttccccaacccagatttaaatctgatttaaaCCCGATTTCAGTCAGGTTTGGGACCGGGCTTCAAGCAGGATTTGGGGGCCCGACGAACCC
This genomic stretch from Oxyura jamaicensis isolate SHBP4307 breed ruddy duck unplaced genomic scaffold, BPBGC_Ojam_1.0 oxyUn_random_OJ72652, whole genome shotgun sequence harbors:
- the CDC42EP2 gene encoding cdc42 effector protein 2; the encoded protein is MSTKAPIYLKRGSRKGKRAKLRDVLSCDMISPPLGDFRHTIHVGSGGEGDTFGDVSFLRGKFHLLPRAETTSASSFQFARTSTLGERPASEAASPLLKNAVSLPILGTPQALMLPVAPAPPKPPRLHLDERVGLEEEKEEERGAEPFLPHAGSLLSLHVDLGPSILDDVLQVMERHQAEGSVQILT